ATCATTTTCATTGACAATCGGAATTACTCCAAGACGGAACAGTTCCTCAAATGTATTTTTCGCATTTTCTCTTGATACCGGGTTCACCATCGTATTTTTGGTCATCAGAACCTGACCCGCTATCTGATTATATTCTGCAAATAGTTTCTGATAAGTCATCATAAGTCTGGCCTGTCCCACCGCAGCGCATGCCTGTTTGGTAGAAATGTCCTTCGGACGCTCCGAAAGCCCAATCGACTGACGTCCCACCGCAATCGCACCGGAACTTACCAGACATACATCCATGCCCCGGTTTCTTAAGTCACACAATTCTCTTACCAGATGTTCCAACTTTGTAAAATTAAGATTTCCTGTCTCCTCATGATTCAAAGAGGAAGAACCTATCTTTACAACTACTCTTTTTTTCTTGCCAAATTCAAAATCTGTCTGCTTCATTTGTTATTCGCCTCATTATAGAATTTTATTCCGTTAAACCATACCAATCTATACTCTACCATAAAACTTGTAAAATAACAAAATTTTTTTTCGAACATCCGAACTCTTCTTGTCTCTTAATCCTTCTTATGTTAAAGTGATAGAGGTTTTATTGTTAAAAAGATTTGGGTGACAAAAGGTTGTTCACAATTTAGTTGCTGGCAAATTACACAAAGACAAGACTTTTTTGTGACTTTGAGGAAACATTAGAAAATCTTAGTATGCCTTTCTGTTCTCAGTGATGTTCTGCCACCCATACCTTTAAAAGAAAGACGAGGAATGATGATTTGATGCATTTGAATATATTTTGCAAAAGAAAAAGAGCACTTTGTATTGCTCTTTCTATTATATTAAGTACATCCGTAGTTGGATGCTCTCTTCCAAGAAAAAATGACAGTATTTCAAAAACAGGCTTTTATTTTAATACCGTGATAACCGTAACGCTCTATGATTCCAGCAAGGAAGATTTGTTAGAAGATTGTTTTTCTATGGCAGACACTTACGAGCACTATTTTTCCAATACCATTTCAGACAGCGACATCTCTAAAATCAACGATGCCGATGGTGATTATGTAACTGTTCATGACGAAACCATTGAATTGCTGCAAAAGGGAATCTATTATGGCGACCTTAGCAACGGGAAATTCGACATTACAATCGGAACTTTATCGAATCTTTGGGATTTTTCGGACAAAGCACTGGAAAAAGAGAATACCTCTTCTACCTCCCTTGTTCCGTCTGATACAGACATTAAAAATGCGCTTGCAACCGTAAACTATAAAAATGTGAAAATCGATGGCAATGAGGTTGCCCTTACAAATGCCGATGCAACACTCGATTTAGGCGGTATCGCAAAGGGATACATCGCAGATAAAATGAAAGATTATCTAAATGAAAATGGTGTCACTAGCGGCATCATTAATTTGGGTGGAAATGTTTTGGTTCTTGGTCCAAAAGACGATGGAAACGCTTACCGAATCGGCATTCAAAAACCGTTTGATGAAGATGGAAATTCGATTGCGTCCGTATCCATCACAGACCAGACAGTTGTCTCATCCGGCGTTTATGAAAGATATTTTAAGGAAAATGGTGTTCTCTATCACCACATTTTAGACACCTCAACCGGTTATCCTTATGATAATCACTTATTAGGTGTCACCATCATCACGGAAAAATCAGTGGACGGCGATGGGCTTAGCACCACCTGTTTTGCCCTTGGCTTAGAGGACGGAATGGCATTGATTGAAAGCCTCCCTGATACAGAGGCTATCTTTATCACAGACAATTACGAATTGCATACAAGTTCCGGGATTGGAAAGACCATTCCGTTTGAAAAGTTATAATCACCTGTTATTTCTTTTTTTATAATGCCTTTTGTTTCCTTAATTATGATAGAAACGGTACCATATACACCGGTATATAATGAACCCCATTCTTTCATTTGTAATAAACAATCATTTAGAAAAAGCAACCTTCCGGTCAATGTCATTCGATTGACATTAACCAGAGGCTGCTTCTTAACATTCTATAAAATTGACGGTTCCTAAAGAATAATCTTCTTTGGACATTTCTCAGCACAAAGACCACATTTGGTACATTTGCTCTGATCAATGTATGCAATGTTATCTACAACATGAACTGCATCAGCAGGACAGTTCTTCTCACACAAGTGACAAGCGATACATCCAACTGAACATGCTTTCATAACATCTTTACCTTTATCCTTAGAACTGCACTGTACAATGTGCTTGGAAGAATAAGGAATTAATTCGATTAAGTGTTTTGGACATGCTGCAACACATTTTCCACAAGCCTTACAAACTTCTTTGTCGACTTTTGCAATTCCATCTACAATATGAATGGCATCAAATGGACATGCTTTCACACAGCTTCCAAAACCAAGACATCCATAGTTACAGGATTTTGGTCCACCATTTGGCACAAATGCCATTGCGGCACAGTCTTCATTTCCTGTGTACTCGTAATCCTGATGTGCTTTTTCACAAGTTCCTGCACATTTTACAAAGGCAACCTGTTTCTCACCTTCTTCTGCAGCAACACCCATGATTTCGCCGACTTTTGCAGCAACAGGTGCACCACCGACAGGGCACTGGTTTACCGGTGCTTCGCCTTTTACGATTGCAGCAGCAAGACCGGAGCATCCTGCATATCCACAACCACCACAGTTGTTTCCTGGAAGAACGTCTAAGATTGCGGTCTCTCTCTCATCTACTTCTACTTTGAATTTTTCACCAGATACTCCAAGGAAAAATCCAATCAAAATACCAACACCGCCGACAACAACGGCTGCAAAGATAATTGCTGTAATATTCATCTTCTTTTTCCTCCTAAATCATTCCTGAGAATCCCATGAACGCGATTGACATCAGACAAGCTGTAATCAATACAATTGCAGTTCCCTGGAAAGGCTTTGGAATATCGTTATACTCAATCTTCTCACGAAGACCAGCCATAATGACAATTGCAATCAAAAATCCGACTGCTGTTGCAAAACCATTCACAACACTCTCTAAAATAGAATACTCTTTTGTTACGTTTGTAAGTGCAACACCTAATACGGCACAGTTTGTTGTAATCAAAGGAAGGTAAACACCAAGGCTCTTATAAAGAGCTGGTATTGATTTCTTTAAGAACATTTCTACGAACTGTACTAATGCTGCGATAACTAAAATATAAACGATTGTCTTTAAGTATGTTAAATCAATTCCCTTGCTCATCAGGTAACTGTTTGCAAGGATAAATTTGTAAATCAATGCGGTTACGAAAGAAGAAATCGTAATAACGAATACGACTGCTCCACCCATACCTGCAGCTGTTTCTGTTTTCTTTGATACGCCTAAGAATGGACAGATACCAAGGAACTGACTCAAAACAACGTTATTTACAATGGCAGAACCAATTGCAACTAAAAGTAATTCTTTCATCTGTATCTATCCTCCTATTCTGCTTTCTCTGTTACTGTTTCTACATTTGTAGTTGATTTTCCTGTACAAGAAGCGCTCATTCCACAGCTTGCGCAATCACCGGAGATACATCCGGATGGCTCTGCAAGTGGTTTGCCTTTTGCTTCCATTTTTGCACGGACAATGTTCATGATGGCAACTAAGCAAGCTAAAACCAAGAATGCTCCAGGAGCCATAACAAAGATTGTGATTGGTGTAAACCAGCTTAAAGATAATACCTGGAATCCAAAAATCTGTCCTGCACCTAAAAGTTCACGGAACAAACCAATCAAGGTAAGACCCATTGTAAATCCAAGTCCCATACCAATACCATCGAAGATAGATGGGATAACCGGATTCTTAGATGCATAACTTTCTGCACGGCCTAAAATGATACAGTTTACAACAATCAAAGGAATGTAAACACCCAATGATTTGGAAAGTGCTGGTGTATATGCCTGCATCATGAACTGTACAACTGTTACTAAGGATGCAACAATTACGATAAACGCCGGCATACGAACTCCATTTGGAATTACCTTACGGAAAGCTGAAATTAAAAGGTTAGAGAAAATCAAAACGACTGTTGTCGATAATCCCATTCCCAGTCCATTGATAGCGGATGAAGTTACCGCTAAAGTAGGACACATACCTAACATCAAAACGAAGGTAGGATTTTCTTTGATAATACCGTTATACAAACGTTCTAAATTTTTATTCATTAGTTTGCACCTCCTGCTAAAACATTCTGGAAGTAAACAAGACATGCATTCACACCGTTTGCCATTGCCTTTGAAGTAATGGTTGCACCGGAAATGGATTCAATCTCGTTATCAGCTGTTGGAGCTGATTTTACAACTGTGAAAGAATCAACATTTTTGCCTTCAAACTGGCTGTAAAACTCTTCATCCTCTGCTTTCATACCAAGACCTGGTGTCTCAGCAATATCTGTGATAGAATATCCGTTTACAGTTCCGTCTGATGCAATACCGACAGAAAATGTGATGGTTGACTGGCTGGCATCTTTTGCAGTCACTGTCATAACATATCCGATTGGATTGCCACTGGCATCCAATGCTGTTACAACATTGTCAATTTCATCCGAGTAACCATTCTCTGCAACGAGCTCATTTGCTGCATCTTTATCAAAATCAGCATAATCTTCGAACTGATCTGCATCTTCAAATACAGTCTTGTATGCAGCCTGTGTATTTTCATAATTTACCTTGTCGATTGGAGCCTTTGTGATGCCGTATACAACACCAAGAATCAATCCAAGTACAACTGTAAATGCAAATAAAATCAATGCGTCATGTACAATTTTCTTATTCATATCTTAGGCCTCCTTCTTCTGAGGTTTAGCCTCTTTTACCTGTCCAAATGCTCTTGGAACTGTGTATTTTTCAATCATAGGAACCAAAAGGTTGCTTAAGATGATTGCAAAAGATACGCCCTCTGCATTTGCACCGAAGATTCGGAACAATCCGGTAAAGATACCGCAGCAGATACCGAAAATAATTTTACCCATTGGTGTAATCGGAGATGTTACATAATCGGTTGCCATGAAGAATGCTCCAAGCATTAATCCACCACCGCAAAGTTCTGCAACAATGTAATTCCAGTCAAATCCATGACCGCTGAATAAAATTAAGAATACAACAAATGTTACAATGTAACTTCCAGGGATTCTAAGATCAATGACTCCCATTAAGATAAGGAAGATTGCACCGATTAAAATTGCGATTACGGATGTCTCACCGATGGTTCCGGCAGTCTTTCCGATTAACATATCCATGGAGTTTACTGCCTCTCCGTTACGAAGTGCAGCAAGTGGTGTTGCTCCTGAATAAGCATCTGTTGTAAAGTTTGTCATATCTGCAGCAAATGCAATCAAAAGGAAACATCTTGCTCCAAGTGCCGGGTTCATAAAGTTCTGACCAAGTCCGCCGAATAACATTTTTACCACTACAATTGCGAACACACCACCGATGACTGCTTCCCACCAAGGAAGTGTTGCCGGAAGGTTCAATGCTAAAAGTAAACCTGTTACAACAGCGCTCATGTCGCCGATAGAACTCTTTTTATGTACAATCTTGTCAAACACCCATTCAGATGCAAGACAGCTTGCAATTGTTACTAAAATTAAAATTAAAGCTTTGTAACCAAAGTTATAAATACCAAACAAACTTGTTGGAAGCAATGCAATCACAACATACAGCATAATTCTGCTTGTGGTATCTTTGGCACGAACGTGTGGTGATGATGATACATGATATAAATCACTCACAGTAATCCACCTCTTTCTCTGTATTTTTTGTTTTTCAAACTATGATTATTTTTTTGCAGCTGCCGCTCTCTTGGCTGCTAACACCTGTTTCTTCATGGTCTTAATGGACTGTGCGAGCTGTCTCTTTGCAGGACAGGCGTAACTGCAGCTTCCGCATTCTACACACTCTAATCCATTCCATTTTTCAAAAGTCTCGGCATCTCCATGATCTGAGAATTTTGCCAGTCTGGATGGAATCAGCTGTTCCGGACATGCCTCTACACAGCGTCCACAATTGATACATGCAGATGGCTCTACTGCCGCAACTTCATCCGTTGCAAAACAAAGCAGTGAGGATGATGTCTTTGTTGTCGGGATGTCAAGTGAGAACATTGCAAATCCCATCATAGGACCACCGGAAATAATCTTCTCCGGAGTTACCTTAAATCCGCCGGCTGCTTCTACAAGCTCTGCATAATTGGTACCGATGCTGTATAAGAAGTTGCCAGGTTTTGTAATTGCATCACCGGTAATTGTTGATACACGCTGCATGACAGGTTTGCCAAGTTTTACTGCATTGTAGATTGCAATAATGGTCTCGACGTTGTCTACGATACAGCCTGCGTCTGCCGGGAGCATCTTGGAATTGATGCTTCTTCCAGTCGTTGCAAAAATCAACTGACGCTCACCACCCTGTGGATATTTGGTCTCTAAAGCACAAACTTCCATTCTTGGTTCGTCTTTTGTTAATTCCTGTAATTTTTCAATACAATCTGGTTTGTTATTCTCGATACCGAAAATACCTTTTGCATTGTCAAACAGCTGAAGGATGATTCTCATACCTTCTACTAATTCTTCCGGATTCTCCATCATACGACGGTAATCAGCGGTAAGATATGGTTCACATTCTGCACAGTTTGCAATAATGTACTCAATCTTTTCCGGTTCCTTTGGAGACAACTTGACATGTGTCGGGAAACCTGCGCCTCCCATACCAACAACGCCTGCCTCCTGTACCTTATGAATAATCTCTTCTTTGGAAAGAGATTTCACATCTTCACAAGGTGTGTACTCCACTTCCTTAAATTCCCCATCATTGTCAATCACGATGGAATTCACCATATCTCCAACTGTAACACGGCGTTTTTCAATTGCCTTTACTGTACCGGAAACAGATGCATAAATAGGCGAAGATACAAATCCACCTGCTTCCGCAATCTTCTGTCCTTTTAATACAGTATCTCCTACAGCTACAATTGGGCTGGCTGGCGCTCCGATATGCTGTGATAACGGATATACCAGTTCACCTTTGGGTAGAACTTCCACGATTGGCTGGTCTTTTGCTAGTTCCTTTCCTTCAAAAGGATGGATGCCACCTTTAAATGTTTTAGTACCCATTTTACGTGCCCCACTTTCTCTTTTTTTGTATTGCATTGATCTATGTTTCACCATAGATTGCTATCATAATAATTATAACATAATTGTTTTTTTTATACATAAAAATATAACAAGTTTTTGTATTTTTTTTAGAACTTATTGACAATTTTTTAACAATTATATACAAATTCATTAGATAGTTTTTATAAGTATACAATTTTTACCAATTGTCATTTTCTTCACAAAGTTGCGTCCGTAAATGAGTGATTTTCTCTTCTTTTGTGAGGGCATATTTGCTATAATAGAAGGCAGACATCACATAACTTTTATCGAATATACATTCATTTTAAAACGAAAGGAGCTTCCCGATGAAAACATGGCATAACGAATTACCCTTTTCTCCTTCTAACCAGATTTCAGACGAAATATTTACAGAATCCTCTCTGTTTTTCGATATTGAGACAACCGGATTTTCTCCTGCCCATACCTCGCTCTATCTGATTGGATGCGCAAGAAGAATCGGAAATACCTTACATATCGATCAATTTTTTGCGGAAGAACCGAAGGAGGAAGCGGACGTTCTTTTGGCATTTTTAGAGCTCATCTCCTCTTATTCTGTCATCATCAGCTTTAACGGTGTTGGATTTGACCTTCCTTATCTAAAAGCAAAATGCG
This genomic window from Roseburia sp. 831b contains:
- the proB gene encoding glutamate 5-kinase, producing MKQTDFEFGKKKRVVVKIGSSSLNHEETGNLNFTKLEHLVRELCDLRNRGMDVCLVSSGAIAVGRQSIGLSERPKDISTKQACAAVGQARLMMTYQKLFAEYNQIAGQVLMTKNTMVNPVSRENAKNTFEELFRLGVIPIVNENDTVSTYEMQFGDNDTLSAIVASLVGADILILLSDIDGLFTDDPHKNPDAKLITVVEKMDAKVYEMAKGSTGSDVGTGGMATKLTAAKIATLSGADMVIANGKDVCIIHHIFDDSFTGTIFKANKSESFHIADFIMETIG
- a CDS encoding FAD:protein FMN transferase: MHLNIFCKRKRALCIALSIILSTSVVGCSLPRKNDSISKTGFYFNTVITVTLYDSSKEDLLEDCFSMADTYEHYFSNTISDSDISKINDADGDYVTVHDETIELLQKGIYYGDLSNGKFDITIGTLSNLWDFSDKALEKENTSSTSLVPSDTDIKNALATVNYKNVKIDGNEVALTNADATLDLGGIAKGYIADKMKDYLNENGVTSGIINLGGNVLVLGPKDDGNAYRIGIQKPFDEDGNSIASVSITDQTVVSSGVYERYFKENGVLYHHILDTSTGYPYDNHLLGVTIITEKSVDGDGLSTTCFALGLEDGMALIESLPDTEAIFITDNYELHTSSGIGKTIPFEKL
- the rnfB gene encoding RnfABCDGE type electron transport complex subunit B — protein: MNITAIIFAAVVVGGVGILIGFFLGVSGEKFKVEVDERETAILDVLPGNNCGGCGYAGCSGLAAAIVKGEAPVNQCPVGGAPVAAKVGEIMGVAAEEGEKQVAFVKCAGTCEKAHQDYEYTGNEDCAAMAFVPNGGPKSCNYGCLGFGSCVKACPFDAIHIVDGIAKVDKEVCKACGKCVAACPKHLIELIPYSSKHIVQCSSKDKGKDVMKACSVGCIACHLCEKNCPADAVHVVDNIAYIDQSKCTKCGLCAEKCPKKIIL
- a CDS encoding electron transport complex protein RnfA; protein product: MKELLLVAIGSAIVNNVVLSQFLGICPFLGVSKKTETAAGMGGAVVFVITISSFVTALIYKFILANSYLMSKGIDLTYLKTIVYILVIAALVQFVEMFLKKSIPALYKSLGVYLPLITTNCAVLGVALTNVTKEYSILESVVNGFATAVGFLIAIVIMAGLREKIEYNDIPKPFQGTAIVLITACLMSIAFMGFSGMI
- the rsxE gene encoding electron transport complex subunit RsxE, translated to MNKNLERLYNGIIKENPTFVLMLGMCPTLAVTSSAINGLGMGLSTTVVLIFSNLLISAFRKVIPNGVRMPAFIVIVASLVTVVQFMMQAYTPALSKSLGVYIPLIVVNCIILGRAESYASKNPVIPSIFDGIGMGLGFTMGLTLIGLFRELLGAGQIFGFQVLSLSWFTPITIFVMAPGAFLVLACLVAIMNIVRAKMEAKGKPLAEPSGCISGDCASCGMSASCTGKSTTNVETVTEKAE
- a CDS encoding RnfABCDGE type electron transport complex subunit G, giving the protein MNKKIVHDALILFAFTVVLGLILGVVYGITKAPIDKVNYENTQAAYKTVFEDADQFEDYADFDKDAANELVAENGYSDEIDNVVTALDASGNPIGYVMTVTAKDASQSTITFSVGIASDGTVNGYSITDIAETPGLGMKAEDEEFYSQFEGKNVDSFTVVKSAPTADNEIESISGATITSKAMANGVNACLVYFQNVLAGGAN
- a CDS encoding RnfABCDGE type electron transport complex subunit D, which encodes MSDLYHVSSSPHVRAKDTTSRIMLYVVIALLPTSLFGIYNFGYKALILILVTIASCLASEWVFDKIVHKKSSIGDMSAVVTGLLLALNLPATLPWWEAVIGGVFAIVVVKMLFGGLGQNFMNPALGARCFLLIAFAADMTNFTTDAYSGATPLAALRNGEAVNSMDMLIGKTAGTIGETSVIAILIGAIFLILMGVIDLRIPGSYIVTFVVFLILFSGHGFDWNYIVAELCGGGLMLGAFFMATDYVTSPITPMGKIIFGICCGIFTGLFRIFGANAEGVSFAIILSNLLVPMIEKYTVPRAFGQVKEAKPQKKEA
- the rsxC gene encoding electron transport complex subunit RsxC, whose amino-acid sequence is MGTKTFKGGIHPFEGKELAKDQPIVEVLPKGELVYPLSQHIGAPASPIVAVGDTVLKGQKIAEAGGFVSSPIYASVSGTVKAIEKRRVTVGDMVNSIVIDNDGEFKEVEYTPCEDVKSLSKEEIIHKVQEAGVVGMGGAGFPTHVKLSPKEPEKIEYIIANCAECEPYLTADYRRMMENPEELVEGMRIILQLFDNAKGIFGIENNKPDCIEKLQELTKDEPRMEVCALETKYPQGGERQLIFATTGRSINSKMLPADAGCIVDNVETIIAIYNAVKLGKPVMQRVSTITGDAITKPGNFLYSIGTNYAELVEAAGGFKVTPEKIISGGPMMGFAMFSLDIPTTKTSSSLLCFATDEVAAVEPSACINCGRCVEACPEQLIPSRLAKFSDHGDAETFEKWNGLECVECGSCSYACPAKRQLAQSIKTMKKQVLAAKRAAAAKK